Proteins encoded within one genomic window of Borrelia parkeri:
- the truB gene encoding tRNA pseudouridine(55) synthase TruB, which translates to MNGIILLNKRIGITSCNTLCPLKRYFSTSRVGHTGTLDKFASGLLVVLVGKYTKLANYIISLDKEYISEFEFGIETDTLDPNGRVVNTTNYIPSLEELTLGIKSLVGEIYQIPPKFSSVHVKGKRAYKLALSGESFNLKSRKVNIYDIQILNYNVDSRILKLQIKCSKGTYVRSIARDLALSLGSYAYVKSLDRIKIGDFRLDSACFCEDFTSNSLMSLESLGLFEKFYVDNSMIKLVKNGVYINVIISVGEFKILKSSNEEILAVVCGIGLNKYKYVIIF; encoded by the coding sequence ATGAATGGGATTATTTTATTAAATAAAAGAATTGGAATAACGTCTTGTAATACCCTCTGTCCTTTAAAGAGATATTTTTCTACAAGCCGAGTTGGACATACAGGTACTCTTGATAAGTTTGCAAGTGGTCTTTTGGTTGTTTTAGTTGGCAAATACACTAAACTTGCAAATTATATTATATCTTTAGATAAAGAATATATATCAGAGTTTGAGTTTGGAATTGAAACAGATACTCTTGATCCTAATGGTAGAGTAGTAAATACTACAAATTATATTCCAAGTTTAGAGGAATTAACTCTTGGCATTAAGTCTTTAGTAGGTGAGATTTATCAAATTCCACCTAAGTTTTCTTCAGTGCATGTTAAAGGAAAGAGAGCTTATAAGTTAGCTCTTAGTGGAGAGTCTTTCAATCTTAAGTCTAGGAAAGTCAATATATATGATATTCAGATCTTAAATTATAATGTTGATTCTCGTATTTTGAAGCTACAAATAAAATGCTCTAAGGGAACTTATGTTAGAAGTATAGCAAGAGATTTGGCATTGTCTTTAGGGTCGTATGCTTATGTTAAAAGCCTTGATAGAATTAAGATTGGGGATTTTAGATTAGATAGTGCTTGTTTTTGTGAAGATTTCACTAGCAATTCTTTAATGAGTTTAGAATCTTTAGGGCTTTTTGAAAAATTTTATGTTGATAATAGTATGATTAAGCTTGTCAAAAATGGTGTTTATATCAATGTTATAATTAGTGTTGGTGAGTTTAAGATTTTGAAGTCTAGCAATGAAGAGATATTAGCAGTAGTTTGTGGTATTGGTTTGAATAAATATAAGTATGTTATTATTTTTTGA
- the rpsO gene encoding 30S ribosomal protein S15: protein MISKEQKQKIITEFGKNPNDTGSVEVQIALITDRIRYLTEHLRINKKDHSSKRGLLKLVGQRRNLLRYYQKKNLEAYRTLIAKLGLRK from the coding sequence ATGATTAGTAAAGAACAAAAACAAAAAATAATTACAGAGTTTGGTAAAAATCCAAATGATACAGGTTCAGTTGAAGTGCAAATAGCGTTAATTACAGATAGAATAAGGTATTTAACAGAGCATTTAAGGATCAATAAAAAAGATCATAGCTCTAAGAGAGGTTTATTAAAGTTGGTTGGGCAGAGAAGAAATTTGTTAAGATATTATCAGAAGAAAAATTTGGAAGCTTATAGAACCTTAATAGCTAAACTTGGACTTAGAAAGTAA
- the infB gene encoding translation initiation factor IF-2 — translation MSENIDDDRIEDEKKIKVVKLRKKVVKVVAHTDKSLNKSKDNFVDFSNSRGNQHSNRGYSYGSKDRGVRSSSLNVDKDNTSSQQQGNRGYFNRNNAHNRDNRGYSYGNKDRGVRSSSLNVDKDNTSSQQQGNRGYFNRNNAHNRDNRGYSYGNKDRGVRSSSLNVDKDNTSSQQQGNRGYFNRTNTHGSSGPQTFRRVIRTKVISSVAISPSDSDNKGLNRKLGEKKKQQQESQKGYKRKKEEIESKTIEQKVFEQLQKKKKENLANPIPKSIDIMGTITVAELARKMNLKSSDLIAKLMTLGVMATINEKIDSDTATILVEEYGSKVNVVSIYDETVIEAEEDDESKRVAKPPIITIMGHVDHGKTKLLSVLQNIDINQTEFGGITQHIGAYTINYNDHEITFLDTPGHEAFTMMRCRGAQVTDIVVLVVSAVDGVMPQTVEAINHAKDAEVPIIVAINKIDLPDSNLDRVKHQLSEYDLVPEDWGGNTIFVAISALKNIGITELLDMIILQSEVMSLKANPTKRAIGRVLDARVDLGRGVVCSVIIEDGTLSIGDSFVGGVYHGKVRALINERGIAVKSVGPAKAVNVLGFSSIPQAGDPFQVTKTEKESKLISSKRQDLKKYEDAKNVKKVTVSNLYDSIKDGALKELKIILKADVQGSVEALKHALEKLTNNEIRVRVIHSSVGAITETDISFASASEAIIIGFHVRPAAKAQLLADQEKVEIRKYNIIYDAINDIKSVLEGMLEPDIEQKFIGFAEVRAVFNISKVGVVAGCYVSQGCIKRDAITNVMREGFQVHSGKISSLRRAKEDVKEVNAQYECGIMIDNYFDIREGDIIEAFEIKKVKRRFES, via the coding sequence TTGTCAGAAAATATTGATGATGATCGCATTGAAGATGAAAAAAAGATTAAAGTTGTTAAATTACGAAAGAAAGTAGTAAAGGTTGTAGCCCATACTGATAAAAGTTTGAATAAATCCAAAGATAATTTTGTGGACTTCTCAAATTCAAGAGGAAATCAGCATTCTAATAGAGGATATTCGTATGGTAGTAAAGATAGGGGAGTTAGGAGTTCTTCTTTAAATGTAGATAAGGATAATACTAGTAGCCAGCAACAAGGTAATAGGGGCTATTTCAATAGGAACAATGCTCATAATAGAGATAATAGAGGATATTCGTATGGTAATAAAGATAGGGGAGTTAGGAGTTCTTCTTTAAATGTAGATAAGGATAATACTAGTAGCCAGCAACAAGGTAATAGGGGCTATTTCAATAGGAACAATGCTCATAATAGAGATAATAGAGGATATTCGTATGGTAATAAAGATAGGGGAGTTAGGAGTTCTTCTTTAAATGTAGATAAGGATAATACTAGTAGCCAGCAACAAGGTAATAGAGGATATTTCAATAGAACTAATACTCATGGTAGTAGTGGTCCTCAGACATTTAGACGAGTAATAAGAACTAAGGTTATCTCTAGTGTTGCAATTTCACCTTCTGATTCTGATAATAAGGGTCTTAATAGGAAACTTGGTGAGAAGAAGAAGCAGCAACAAGAAAGTCAAAAAGGTTACAAGAGGAAAAAGGAAGAAATTGAGAGCAAAACAATAGAACAAAAAGTGTTTGAGCAGCTTCAAAAAAAGAAGAAAGAAAATCTAGCAAATCCAATTCCTAAGTCAATTGATATTATGGGAACTATTACTGTTGCTGAACTTGCAAGGAAAATGAATTTAAAATCCTCAGATTTAATTGCTAAGTTAATGACTTTAGGTGTAATGGCAACTATTAATGAGAAGATTGATTCTGATACCGCTACTATTTTGGTTGAAGAATATGGCTCTAAAGTTAATGTTGTGTCAATCTATGATGAAACAGTTATAGAAGCAGAAGAAGATGATGAGAGCAAAAGGGTTGCAAAACCTCCTATTATTACAATAATGGGACATGTTGATCATGGAAAAACTAAACTTCTATCAGTGTTGCAAAATATTGATATAAATCAAACAGAGTTTGGAGGAATTACACAACATATTGGTGCTTATACTATTAATTATAATGATCATGAAATAACATTTTTAGATACTCCAGGACATGAAGCTTTTACTATGATGAGGTGTCGAGGGGCACAGGTTACAGATATTGTTGTGCTTGTTGTTTCTGCTGTGGATGGAGTAATGCCGCAGACTGTTGAGGCTATTAATCATGCAAAGGACGCAGAAGTGCCCATTATTGTTGCAATTAATAAGATTGATTTGCCAGATTCAAATCTGGATAGAGTTAAACATCAGCTTTCAGAGTATGATTTGGTTCCTGAAGATTGGGGTGGAAATACAATTTTTGTTGCAATTTCGGCTCTTAAAAATATTGGTATTACAGAACTGCTTGATATGATTATTCTGCAATCTGAAGTAATGTCATTGAAGGCAAATCCAACTAAAAGGGCTATTGGTAGAGTACTTGATGCTAGAGTTGACTTAGGTAGAGGAGTAGTTTGTTCTGTGATAATTGAGGATGGAACTCTTTCTATAGGAGATTCTTTTGTTGGAGGAGTCTATCATGGTAAGGTAAGAGCATTAATTAATGAGAGAGGAATAGCTGTTAAGAGCGTTGGTCCTGCAAAAGCTGTTAATGTTTTGGGTTTTTCATCAATTCCTCAGGCTGGTGATCCATTCCAGGTTACAAAAACAGAAAAAGAATCCAAATTAATTAGTTCTAAAAGACAAGATCTTAAAAAATATGAAGATGCTAAGAATGTAAAAAAAGTTACTGTGTCAAATCTTTATGATTCGATTAAAGATGGAGCACTTAAGGAACTTAAGATAATTTTAAAAGCGGATGTGCAGGGTTCTGTTGAGGCTTTAAAGCATGCCCTTGAAAAATTAACTAATAATGAAATTAGAGTAAGAGTTATCCATTCATCAGTAGGAGCAATAACTGAGACTGATATTAGTTTTGCATCAGCAAGTGAAGCCATTATTATTGGTTTTCACGTACGCCCTGCAGCAAAAGCACAATTGTTAGCCGATCAAGAAAAAGTTGAAATTAGAAAATATAATATAATTTATGATGCAATTAATGATATTAAATCAGTTCTTGAAGGCATGTTAGAACCAGACATTGAACAAAAATTTATTGGATTTGCTGAAGTCCGTGCTGTTTTTAATATTTCTAAGGTTGGGGTAGTGGCTGGATGTTATGTTTCACAAGGATGCATAAAACGGGATGCCATAACTAATGTTATGAGAGAAGGATTCCAGGTGCATTCTGGTAAAATTTCTTCATTAAGGCGAGCTAAAGAAGATGTTAAAGAAGTTAATGCACAATATGAATGTGGAATTATGATTGATAATTATTTTGATATTAGGGAAGGAGATATAATTGAGGCATTTGAGATTAAGAAAGTGAAGAGACGCTTTGAATCTTAA
- the rbfA gene encoding 30S ribosome-binding factor RbfA → MDKAIRKSKLESLLVQEISNLIVSKGIKDPRVHEFLTVVRVEISNDLINAKVFIGSIKEGASLDNAIKALNNAKGFVQREIIKRIRVRNTPKLNFLRDDTISKAFYVNKIIENLSFSEEQ, encoded by the coding sequence ATGGACAAAGCGATAAGAAAATCAAAACTTGAGAGTTTATTAGTTCAAGAGATTAGTAATTTAATAGTATCAAAAGGAATTAAAGACCCTAGGGTTCATGAATTTTTAACTGTTGTGAGAGTTGAAATTTCAAACGATTTAATAAATGCCAAAGTATTTATTGGTTCTATTAAAGAAGGTGCATCACTTGATAATGCTATTAAAGCATTAAATAATGCTAAGGGATTTGTTCAAAGAGAAATTATTAAACGTATTAGAGTTAGGAATACTCCAAAATTGAATTTTTTAAGAGATGATACTATTTCTAAGGCTTTTTATGTTAATAAGATAATTGAAAATTTAAGTTTTAGTGAAGAACAATAA